A genome region from Flavobacterium sp. includes the following:
- a CDS encoding PDZ domain-containing protein encodes MKKYIVLFFGLFLPFCVKSQDNFIIQNNKQKVVIPFKLINNLIFIPIKVNGVELNFLLDSGVEETILFSMDEMKEVKFNNVEKIRLRGLGSESEIEGLKSTKNTFETHGLRSENHMLFVILDQSFNLSSHIGIPVNGIIGYKFFKNNLVEVNYEKKKVVVHTDNEGFRKKLDRRFKSVPITIEKSKPYISTIAVVEDEEIPAKLLIDIGNSDAFWVFENNKIKLPKKNFPDFLGKGFSGDIEGHRARIQKFIIDEFEFKKPIVAFPDSSSIRNVKMVPDRIGSVGGEILKRFTVVLDYADKKLYLKKNNKYKEPFTYNKSGITIQHNGLQWVQETVHLETVKVAVSLSEGEANQNNNNGANFRYKFSLKPIYEIVNIRKKSAAEKCGLQKGDIITSINNEAPYKYSLQQINQLLKSEEDRWINLEVERNSLLLKFRFKLEDEL; translated from the coding sequence ATGAAAAAATATATTGTGTTGTTTTTTGGGTTATTCTTACCTTTTTGTGTTAAATCTCAGGATAATTTTATTATTCAAAATAATAAACAAAAGGTCGTAATCCCTTTTAAATTGATAAATAATCTCATTTTTATTCCGATTAAAGTAAACGGTGTCGAACTGAATTTTCTATTAGATTCCGGGGTCGAAGAAACTATTCTGTTTAGTATGGATGAAATGAAGGAAGTTAAATTTAATAATGTAGAAAAAATAAGACTTCGCGGATTAGGATCAGAAAGTGAAATAGAAGGGCTTAAATCAACAAAAAACACCTTTGAAACTCATGGTTTAAGATCTGAGAATCACATGCTTTTTGTAATTTTAGATCAAAGTTTTAATTTGTCATCACATATTGGTATTCCTGTAAATGGTATCATTGGCTATAAATTCTTTAAAAATAATCTGGTTGAAGTAAACTATGAGAAAAAAAAGGTCGTAGTGCATACCGACAATGAAGGGTTTCGAAAAAAACTTGACAGAAGATTTAAAAGTGTACCCATAACTATTGAAAAATCAAAGCCTTATATTTCGACTATAGCGGTTGTTGAGGATGAAGAAATTCCGGCTAAATTGTTGATAGATATTGGAAATAGTGACGCTTTCTGGGTTTTTGAAAATAATAAAATCAAACTTCCTAAAAAGAATTTTCCTGATTTTCTTGGGAAAGGATTTAGCGGCGATATTGAAGGGCACAGAGCCAGAATTCAAAAATTTATAATTGATGAATTTGAGTTTAAAAAACCAATTGTTGCCTTTCCGGACTCGAGCTCTATTCGAAATGTTAAGATGGTTCCGGATAGGATAGGTTCAGTTGGAGGAGAAATCTTAAAACGTTTTACAGTAGTTTTAGATTATGCAGATAAAAAACTGTATTTGAAGAAAAATAATAAATACAAAGAACCATTCACTTATAATAAAAGCGGAATCACAATACAGCATAATGGATTGCAATGGGTGCAGGAAACAGTACATTTAGAAACAGTTAAAGTTGCCGTTTCATTGAGTGAAGGAGAGGCAAACCAGAATAACAACAATGGAGCAAATTTTAGATATAAATTTTCTTTAAAACCAATTTATGAGATCGTAAATATCCGCAAGAAATCTGCAGCTGAAAAGTGCGGATTGCAAAAAGGGGATATTATTACATCTATAAATAATGAAGCACCTTATAAATATTCTTTACAGCAGATTAATCAGCTCTTAAAATCAGAAGAAGACAGATGGATAAATTTAGAAGTAGAACGAAATAGTCTTCTTTTAAAATTCAGATTTAAACTTGAAGATGAGCTCTAA
- a CDS encoding DUF1573 domain-containing protein, translating into MKNVASFIAVVLFSAIGYAQNGPKIEFAAQDNTIDYGKISKTDNGVRSFEFTNTGDAPLLIIGAESTVSSIVVTKPAAAVMPGKKGKIDVKYNMASGPIRKTITVETNAVNYPDGRVALKIKGEVL; encoded by the coding sequence ATGAAAAATGTTGCCTCTTTTATTGCAGTCGTATTGTTTAGCGCGATAGGTTATGCACAAAATGGCCCAAAAATTGAATTTGCAGCCCAGGACAATACGATTGATTATGGAAAAATTTCTAAGACTGATAATGGAGTTCGCTCTTTTGAGTTTACAAACACCGGCGATGCTCCGCTTTTAATTATTGGTGCAGAATCTACAGTTAGCTCGATAGTGGTTACTAAACCAGCTGCTGCTGTAATGCCTGGAAAAAAAGGAAAAATTGATGTGAAATACAATATGGCAAGCGGTCCTATTCGTAAAACAATTACTGTTGAAACCAACGCCGTAAATTATCCTGATGGCCGAGTTGCCCTTAAAATTAAGGGAGAAGTTCTATAG
- a CDS encoding OmpA family protein, translating to MKKLLVIIFVFSIQFINAQDQELIRAKKFFDRTYYSEAIVLYEKLAEEKPSQEVIKNLADSYYYTNDLVKAQRYYRLLFKNYNENLDKEYYFRYAQTLKATNNYDEANAALKEYYSKSANPEDVENFEKDIKTLENVSAIGKRFEIKNLPINTPNSEFGAVVYKDNLVFAGVKLKPGIFDKKFKWDGATYLNLVTIPLKNINAADSITHYFAKELKTGMHESNAVFTKDGKTIYFTRNNSKNGKKKRDDKKISNLQIFRAELVDGKWTNITSLPFNSPNYSVEHPALSADEKVLYFASDMPGSVGSFDIYSVNINKGAFDTPKNLGPEINTNKREQFPFASADNKLYFSSDGHLGYGSLDVFVSEINGNEYSKPINIGLPLNSNLDDFAFNIDAETKEGYFASNREGGKGGDDIYQFKEIKDLIVEDCKQFITGIITDVDTKLALESATVILQDSDNKTLNTATTLADGKFSFTVPCEASYKVSAFKEKYTNESKTLTLDKIRDKENDASLALKSLEKIKLEEKENAEKKRQQEIIIEEENKKKAELVAIELKQKEKKAKEAEIAAAEVKKNEKVKEILEKEKDVVRDKDRLIIKTDPIYFDYNMWYIRKESKVVLGRVVELMKKYPGMVIEIGSHTDSRGNAKYNENLSQKRADSTRDFIIQSGIDAKRVTAKGYGESVPIVKCKTDDACSEEDHELNRRSEFVIKNL from the coding sequence ATGAAAAAACTACTCGTTATTATATTCGTATTTTCAATACAGTTTATAAATGCTCAGGATCAGGAATTGATTAGAGCAAAGAAATTTTTTGATAGAACCTATTACAGCGAAGCAATTGTTTTATACGAAAAACTGGCAGAAGAAAAACCATCACAAGAAGTTATAAAAAACCTTGCAGATTCCTATTATTATACAAACGACTTAGTAAAAGCACAACGTTATTATCGATTGTTATTTAAGAATTATAATGAAAATCTAGACAAAGAATATTATTTCAGATATGCGCAGACATTAAAAGCAACAAATAATTACGATGAAGCAAATGCTGCACTAAAAGAATATTACAGTAAATCTGCTAATCCGGAAGATGTTGAAAATTTTGAAAAAGATATTAAAACTCTCGAAAATGTTTCGGCAATTGGTAAACGATTTGAAATTAAAAATTTGCCAATAAATACTCCAAATTCAGAGTTTGGAGCAGTTGTATATAAAGACAATTTGGTTTTTGCAGGCGTTAAATTAAAACCGGGAATATTCGATAAAAAATTTAAATGGGATGGAGCAACTTATTTAAATTTGGTAACAATTCCGTTAAAAAATATTAATGCAGCCGATTCTATCACGCATTATTTTGCTAAAGAATTAAAAACGGGAATGCACGAATCAAATGCCGTTTTTACAAAAGATGGTAAAACAATTTATTTTACCAGAAACAATTCTAAAAATGGAAAGAAAAAAAGAGACGACAAGAAAATTTCTAATCTTCAGATTTTCAGAGCCGAATTAGTTGATGGAAAATGGACTAATATTACGTCACTTCCTTTCAATAGCCCAAATTATTCAGTAGAGCATCCTGCACTGAGTGCCGATGAAAAAGTATTGTATTTTGCGTCAGATATGCCGGGATCAGTAGGATCTTTTGATATTTATTCGGTTAATATAAACAAAGGCGCATTTGATACCCCAAAGAATTTAGGACCGGAAATTAATACCAATAAAAGAGAGCAGTTTCCTTTTGCTTCAGCAGACAATAAACTTTATTTTTCTTCGGATGGACATTTAGGGTACGGATCTTTGGATGTTTTTGTTTCTGAAATAAATGGAAATGAATATTCAAAGCCAATAAATATTGGGCTTCCATTAAACTCAAATCTGGACGATTTTGCATTCAATATTGATGCTGAAACCAAAGAAGGTTATTTTGCATCAAACAGAGAAGGAGGAAAAGGCGGAGACGATATTTATCAATTTAAAGAAATTAAAGATTTAATTGTAGAAGACTGTAAACAGTTTATTACAGGTATTATTACAGATGTTGATACTAAACTGGCTTTAGAAAGCGCAACAGTAATTTTGCAGGATTCAGATAATAAAACCCTGAATACCGCCACAACTTTAGCAGACGGGAAATTCAGTTTTACAGTTCCCTGCGAAGCTTCTTATAAAGTTTCGGCTTTTAAAGAAAAATACACAAATGAATCAAAAACTCTGACTTTAGATAAAATCAGAGACAAAGAAAACGACGCTTCTTTAGCTTTAAAATCTCTTGAAAAAATCAAACTTGAGGAAAAAGAAAATGCCGAAAAGAAAAGACAGCAGGAAATTATCATTGAAGAAGAAAACAAGAAAAAAGCTGAGCTTGTAGCAATCGAATTAAAACAAAAAGAAAAGAAAGCGAAAGAAGCCGAAATCGCTGCCGCGGAAGTTAAAAAGAACGAAAAAGTAAAAGAAATTCTAGAGAAAGAAAAAGATGTTGTAAGAGATAAAGATCGTTTGATTATTAAAACAGATCCTATTTATTTCGATTACAATATGTGGTATATTCGTAAAGAATCTAAAGTAGTTTTAGGCAGAGTTGTAGAGTTAATGAAAAAATATCCGGGAATGGTAATAGAAATTGGTTCACATACAGACTCTCGCGGAAATGCCAAATACAATGAAAATCTGTCTCAAAAAAGAGCCGATTCAACAAGAGATTTTATAATACAATCCGGAATTGATGCTAAAAGAGTTACTGCAAAAGGGTATGGAGAATCTGTACCAATTGTTAAGTGTAAAACCGATGATGCTTGTTCAGAAGAAGATCATGAGTTAAACCGAAGATCAGAATTTGTGATTAAGAATTTATAA
- a CDS encoding gliding motility-associated C-terminal domain-containing protein: MAKKYIHFLHVILFFVFLSILPQKLQAQCAGDDASYTVCDIPNASSKTIDLFSILGGSPVAGGVWSDDNSSGGLNLTTGILNTQVIRASGIYRYTYTVTGNAGCVDNSATVTVTVGGYSGVTSPNVSVCSSVVNFNLFQAFNGVDLGPQSNGKWHNDTTNENVVGSSINVENLEGTFYFTYTMPAIGTCPSMSSTAIVSIFRAPNSGQSTNFLLCASDGLSGYTNVDLYDYISGYDTGGYWKENSTKELTFVGDHNIDVENIYKAYGKGIYVFTYVVPSTNPICPDDQTSVVLRLEEKLDFTDAIVEVNSDICETEIPTATYNVTITRGPADIPNGVYLVYFNVTGHPVTERVTADFVNGVLTFPIDSDYFKTVGTYRISIVKIYPATSSQICENIMNNLYDDLIIYPNPDLDGAIITPAVTCQNQDAVVQIIDAIKLADGDYDIVYKLSGANNLPSQVARVTFTGGSGSFVVPEIFNSRSGTSIVTITAITNVVSQCVNAASLTGEILINPLPNGSLLRPQIQNVCFGEPVTVNISGFQTLTDVTLSYVLSGSNTSNVETIVLNPVNGSSSFILPSSLLINSGSTTITILKIKNNTTGCESDVTGISASFLLNPIPTPPTVTDQTFCKTDQATIADLHPQGAQYTWYLSPTDVNYLPDTYILKSEDYYVRERSSVGCVSQPAKVSVIINDTPPPTLNQDGQNFCGLDNPTILSLSNNTGSPSTVVWYDAPNNGNLLSSSTPLVDKATYYGFDLSTVTNCFSEQNLAVTVSLIACDSPQYTFFVPDGFSPNGDGINDTFTIPDIDFLYPDYKLEIFNRYGNGMYKGFKNKPAWDGINYEQSGIGSGIAPNGVYFYILYFNKDNRPPQQGRLYLNR, translated from the coding sequence ATGGCCAAAAAATACATTCATTTCTTACATGTAATTTTATTTTTTGTTTTCTTATCAATTTTGCCTCAAAAATTACAAGCACAATGTGCAGGTGATGATGCAAGCTATACTGTTTGTGATATTCCAAATGCAAGCAGCAAAACAATAGATTTATTTTCGATATTAGGAGGCTCTCCTGTTGCTGGAGGAGTTTGGAGTGATGATAATTCTTCGGGAGGATTAAACTTAACAACAGGAATTCTAAATACGCAGGTTATTAGAGCGAGTGGAATTTATCGTTATACTTATACAGTTACAGGAAACGCAGGCTGTGTAGATAATTCAGCAACAGTTACTGTAACAGTTGGTGGTTATTCCGGAGTTACATCTCCAAATGTTTCTGTTTGCAGTTCTGTGGTTAATTTTAATCTTTTTCAGGCATTTAATGGAGTTGATTTAGGCCCTCAATCAAATGGTAAATGGCATAATGATACCACAAATGAAAATGTCGTTGGGTCTTCAATAAACGTTGAAAACTTAGAAGGAACTTTTTATTTTACTTATACAATGCCAGCAATTGGGACTTGTCCCTCAATGTCATCAACCGCAATAGTAAGCATTTTTAGAGCACCTAATTCTGGGCAGTCAACTAATTTTCTTTTATGTGCAAGTGATGGTTTGTCAGGTTATACGAATGTAGATTTATATGATTATATTTCGGGATATGATACAGGAGGATATTGGAAAGAAAATAGTACTAAAGAATTAACTTTTGTTGGAGATCACAATATTGATGTTGAAAATATTTATAAGGCATATGGTAAAGGGATTTATGTTTTTACATATGTAGTTCCGTCAACAAATCCAATATGTCCTGATGATCAGACATCAGTAGTTTTAAGGCTGGAAGAAAAACTTGATTTTACTGATGCAATTGTTGAAGTTAATTCTGATATCTGTGAAACAGAAATCCCTACAGCAACTTATAACGTTACTATTACCAGAGGGCCAGCAGATATTCCTAATGGAGTTTATCTTGTATATTTTAATGTTACCGGGCATCCAGTTACAGAAAGAGTAACTGCTGATTTTGTAAACGGAGTGCTTACATTTCCAATTGATTCAGATTATTTTAAAACTGTTGGAACATATAGGATTAGTATTGTGAAAATTTATCCTGCGACTAGTTCACAGATATGTGAAAATATAATGAACAATTTATATGACGATTTAATTATTTATCCCAACCCCGATTTAGATGGAGCGATAATTACTCCAGCTGTAACCTGCCAAAATCAGGACGCAGTAGTCCAAATAATAGACGCAATAAAGTTGGCAGATGGAGATTATGACATTGTTTATAAATTATCAGGCGCAAATAATTTGCCATCACAAGTTGCTAGAGTTACATTTACTGGAGGTAGTGGTTCTTTTGTAGTACCTGAAATATTTAATTCCAGGAGCGGTACTTCAATTGTAACAATTACAGCAATTACAAATGTTGTTTCTCAATGTGTAAATGCAGCAAGTCTAACAGGAGAGATTCTCATTAATCCACTGCCAAACGGATCACTTTTAAGGCCACAAATTCAAAACGTATGTTTTGGCGAACCAGTAACAGTAAATATTTCAGGTTTTCAGACTTTGACAGATGTTACTTTATCTTATGTTCTTTCTGGAAGTAATACTTCAAATGTAGAAACTATTGTTTTAAACCCGGTTAATGGAAGTTCGAGTTTTATACTTCCTTCTAGCTTACTTATAAACTCAGGATCAACAACGATCACGATATTAAAAATCAAAAACAATACTACTGGCTGTGAAAGCGATGTAACAGGAATATCAGCTTCATTTTTATTAAACCCAATTCCAACACCGCCAACTGTAACTGATCAGACATTTTGTAAAACAGATCAGGCGACAATTGCTGATTTGCACCCGCAAGGCGCTCAATATACTTGGTATTTATCTCCAACAGATGTTAATTATCTTCCGGATACATATATCTTAAAATCAGAAGATTATTATGTAAGAGAAAGGTCGTCAGTAGGTTGTGTTTCTCAACCGGCTAAAGTTTCGGTAATAATTAATGATACTCCACCTCCGACATTAAATCAAGATGGACAAAATTTTTGCGGTTTAGACAATCCAACAATTCTTAGTCTTTCAAATAATACTGGATCACCGTCAACAGTTGTTTGGTATGATGCGCCAAATAACGGAAATTTACTTTCTTCTTCAACACCTTTAGTTGATAAAGCTACTTATTATGGTTTTGATCTTTCTACAGTTACAAATTGTTTTTCAGAACAAAATTTGGCTGTAACAGTTTCATTAATTGCTTGTGATTCTCCGCAATATACATTTTTTGTTCCCGATGGTTTTTCTCCAAACGGAGATGGAATCAACGATACTTTTACAATTCCTGATATTGATTTTTTATATCCGGATTATAAGCTGGAAATTTTCAATAGATATGGAAATGGAATGTATAAAGGCTTTAAAAATAAACCGGCCTGGGACGGTATAAATTACGAACAAAGTGGAATTGGAAGCGGAATAGCACCAAACGGAGTATATTTTTACATTCTCTATTTTAATAAAGACAACAGACCGCCTCAACAAGGACGTCTTTATTTAAATCGATAA
- a CDS encoding type IX secretion system membrane protein PorP/SprF, which produces MKKILLYITFVFYITSVSAQQDPEYTHYMYNMSVVNPAYATGVPAMMNFGGLYRSQWVGAVGAPKTFTFFGHTAISDKVEAGLSFISDDIGDGAKKENNIYADFAYVLNLGGKNKLSLGLKAGLSSMQTNFNGFKFNDPATDMAFAENINATKPNIGVGAYYFRDNLYVGISAPNLLKSKYIEEKSGVNAFGSENIHTFLTAGYVFQVNDMWKVKPAFMTKFVKGAPISIDLTANVLYNEKFELGAAYRIDDSVSALFNFNVTPTLRVGYAYDYTLTNLGQFNSGTHEIMLLFDLDLLGKGFDKSPRFF; this is translated from the coding sequence ATGAAAAAAATACTTCTCTATATAACTTTCGTTTTCTATATAACATCAGTTTCGGCGCAGCAGGATCCGGAGTATACGCATTATATGTATAATATGAGTGTTGTAAATCCGGCGTATGCAACGGGAGTTCCGGCTATGATGAATTTTGGAGGACTGTACAGATCACAATGGGTTGGTGCAGTTGGAGCTCCAAAAACATTTACCTTTTTTGGGCATACCGCTATTTCAGATAAAGTCGAAGCCGGATTATCTTTTATATCAGATGATATTGGTGACGGTGCAAAAAAAGAAAATAATATCTATGCCGATTTTGCTTATGTTTTAAATCTCGGCGGAAAAAATAAACTTTCACTTGGACTTAAAGCAGGATTATCATCAATGCAGACTAATTTTAACGGATTTAAGTTTAATGATCCTGCAACTGATATGGCTTTCGCCGAAAACATAAATGCTACAAAACCTAATATTGGAGTAGGAGCCTATTATTTTAGAGACAATTTATATGTTGGTATTTCAGCACCTAATTTATTGAAATCAAAATACATTGAAGAAAAATCGGGAGTAAATGCTTTTGGATCTGAAAATATACACACTTTTCTAACCGCAGGATATGTTTTTCAGGTTAATGATATGTGGAAAGTCAAACCAGCATTTATGACCAAATTTGTAAAAGGTGCGCCCATTTCAATAGATTTGACTGCCAATGTATTGTATAATGAAAAATTTGAACTTGGGGCAGCTTATAGAATCGACGATTCGGTAAGTGCTTTATTTAATTTTAATGTAACGCCTACTCTGAGAGTGGGTTATGCCTATGATTATACACTCACGAATTTAGGTCAGTTTAATTCGGGAACACATGAAATTATGCTGCTTTTTGATTTGGATTTACTAGGAAAAGGATTTGACAAATCACCAAGATTCTTCTAA
- a CDS encoding pyridoxal phosphate-dependent aminotransferase, which translates to MPTISHKGRNMPESPIRKLAPFADLAKQKGHKVYHLNIGQPDIKTPEVAIEAVKNIDLSIIEYSPSAGYESYRKKLAHFYQRQNVNVNTEDIIVTTGGSEALLFALATITDPGDEIIIPEPFYANYHAFASSTSATVVPLVSTIETGFALPSIEEVEKLITPKTKAILICNPGNPTGYLYSEKEIKQLAHLIKKHDLYLIADEVYREFLYDGDDVHFSVMNLEDVQENVIMVDSVSKRYSMCGARIGCLVTKNKKVLATVMKFAQARLSPPTIEQIACEAAIDTPQSYFDEVIGEYKERRNTLISELNKIEGVVVTKPKGAFYCIAELPIEDSDDFAQWLLESYNLNGETVMIAPAKGFYSTPGMGLNQVRIAYVLNKKDLITAVNILKEALLVYNNR; encoded by the coding sequence ATGCCTACAATTTCACACAAGGGAAGAAACATGCCCGAATCTCCGATACGTAAGCTGGCTCCTTTTGCAGATTTAGCAAAGCAAAAAGGTCACAAGGTGTATCACTTAAACATTGGTCAACCGGATATCAAGACACCGGAAGTGGCCATCGAGGCGGTAAAAAATATTGATTTGAGTATTATAGAATACAGTCCGTCTGCCGGATATGAAAGCTATAGAAAAAAATTAGCTCATTTTTACCAGCGCCAAAATGTAAACGTTAACACAGAAGACATCATTGTAACAACTGGTGGCTCTGAAGCCTTACTTTTTGCACTGGCCACAATTACAGATCCGGGAGATGAAATCATTATCCCTGAACCCTTCTATGCTAATTATCATGCATTTGCATCTTCTACAAGTGCAACTGTAGTGCCGCTTGTTTCGACCATCGAAACTGGATTTGCCCTGCCAAGTATTGAAGAAGTTGAAAAGTTAATTACACCAAAAACAAAAGCCATTCTGATTTGTAATCCTGGAAATCCGACTGGGTATTTATATTCTGAAAAAGAAATTAAACAATTAGCTCATTTAATTAAAAAACACGATTTATACTTAATCGCTGATGAAGTTTATCGTGAATTTTTATACGATGGAGATGATGTGCATTTTTCTGTAATGAATTTAGAAGATGTACAGGAAAATGTAATCATGGTTGACTCTGTTTCTAAACGTTACAGTATGTGCGGAGCAAGAATTGGATGTCTGGTTACCAAAAACAAAAAAGTTCTGGCAACTGTTATGAAATTTGCTCAGGCACGTTTAAGCCCGCCAACCATTGAACAAATTGCATGCGAAGCTGCCATCGATACACCTCAAAGTTATTTTGATGAAGTAATTGGTGAATATAAAGAACGCCGCAACACTTTAATTTCAGAATTGAATAAAATTGAAGGCGTAGTGGTAACCAAACCAAAAGGCGCTTTTTACTGCATTGCAGAATTACCAATTGAGGATTCTGATGATTTTGCACAATGGTTATTAGAAAGTTATAATTTGAATGGCGAAACGGTTATGATTGCTCCTGCAAAAGGATTTTATTCCACTCCCGGAATGGGATTAAATCAAGTTCGAATTGCTTACGTTTTAAACAAAAAAGATCTAATTACAGCAGTAAATATCTTAAAAGAGGCTTTGCTGGTGTACAATAATAGATAA